The following are encoded in a window of Zymoseptoria tritici IPO323 chromosome 4, whole genome shotgun sequence genomic DNA:
- the HHK6p gene encoding histidine kinase HHK6p (Histidine kinase), with the protein MKTELAFAAMQYLPMPVMVLSSTKNVIMANEAMGRLLGIDPEYEDETTETDLLGQLDGREEKSATETLYGATMAELGVDLLQNGNAVFVAWEDFLETLVDDASRAQSRGTNLNTHHERRLDHDSTPTGTRGRSTSTSTSRSNKFSDQRGSRTEVHDSVMDVVFSTHRDPKTGLPLASRTEMSDHVQARMIVSVWATEDSQYFTLTFTAAQSDSSSSASTSTKTTSRTVSRTATSYSNSTHSSASSRSGARRSAVQSPPAASYTASPTTMPRMDFPPRGPPGKSSVAAPSMFSKTTKLKEALLNSMSIPAYAMWKDESFGIPNIAAVKLLYPWIEDGKFDSSEQARDFLSHYVLYRPDFSEEIPLAEFPIMRLMKEQQGFEGYRVGMYSVKDGSQVLYDTSGEPLLDEKGEFIGGLVLFHDVTTFTRTIDQQQQVNERQFENICNMIPQMIWTTTPEGAHNYYSDRWYSYTGLSVEESAGEGWLNAFDDDDLQVAEPKWRHSLATGDEYRTEYRCKSASGEWRWMLGSATPMKDENGEILQWFGTCTDIHEQVIAREEAKQTRAQLERVMEHGEVTLWSVDRDFTVTFSEGRSMHSASDRETLPSNDRSQVVSLNMWNVLASQGRASERSNFEGPMREILAGRSTSETIESQIATNKRWYRTRLYPLLRQERFGGIEGEAFVDGVVGVSMDVTEVRKAAEEVAQRDRENAHLLAQSVAAKEASKMKSQFLANMSHEQVSAFIRNFWFCSMLTPLLIRTPIAGVIGMSELLLDDDPGELSKEQRECAENIQRSANGLLTVINDILDFSKVESGRLDIEEVQFDLSVVIRDVNKMLSFAAERKGLKYVDDIQQLKSWKVMGDPGRLRQVITNLLTNAIKFTTEGSVTMKVKTLKETDDMVQLQFEVQDTGIGIEEEVRQKLFKPFSQADSSTARRFGGTGLGLTISKNLVELMRGTISLESTLGVGTTATFSIPFHKAPYQSDNSPLVDLNLTTIPDRLQSDLSVSRHGSEHNSGPPTPTLPRSNSNNQTHQRQPSNVVIPKTSAPWSNTSAEDQELSDEDRNATEVLVVEDNPINQQIALKTIRKLGFPVRAVWNGKEALDYLASPSSSQPRPDIILMDVQMPIMDGYKATYTIRNSPLFTSSPLLQSTPIVAMTASAIQGDREKCQAAGMDDYLAKPVKKPHLEKMLVRWAIEGRKKRAEIAANPRGKTLAVRPPIDRARSSFASDERSVGSLQTPQEQIEGQLERMEYAHRAAFEQSAESEGDRGLRQLRAEEQAIALRDHELIEAGEDPKTKVGRNVGEDDERLESEGKGEALTTENMHKFARDARLSKLIDGAADADGDASSSLANNAAETETVSVAPASAAPPPVLVGTAAKRASVVERR; encoded by the exons AGTACACCAACAGGAACGCGCGGACGCTCGACTTCAACCAGCACGAGTCGCTCCAACAAGTTTAGTGACCAGAGAGGGTCCCGTACAGAGGTTCACGATTCCGTGATGGATGTGGTGTTCTCTACACATCGAGATCCCAAGACAGGATTGCCCCTGGCTTCACGAACCGAGATGTCCGATCATGTACAAGCTCGGATGATTGTGTCGGTGTGGGCTACTGAAGACAGCCAGTACTTCACATTGACTTTCACAGCTGCACAGTCCGATTCGTCGTCGAGCGCCTCGACTTCTACCAAAACCACCAGTCGCACGGTGTCTCGCACGGCAACCTCGTATTCCAACAGCACCCATTCTAGCGCCAGTTCTCGGTCTGGAGCGCGGAGATCCGCGGTACAAAGCCCTCCAGCAGCGAGTTATACGGCCAGCCCAACGACCATGCCACGGATGGATTTTCCTCCTCGCGGCCCACCTGGCAAAAGCTCTGTCGCGGCACCTTCCATGTTCAGCAAGACGACTAAGCTGAAGGAAGCTCTGCTGAATAGCATGTCCATACCCGCATACGCCATGTGGAAAGACGAATCCTTTGGCATTCCCAACATCGCTGCCGTCAAACTATTATATCCGTGGATCGAGGACGGCAAATTCGACTCTAGCGAGCAGGCTCGTGACTTTCTTTCTCACTACGTGCTTTATCGACCCGACTTCTCGGAAGAAATACCTCTTGCCGAGTTTCCGATCATGCGGCTCATGAAGGAGCAGCAAGGATTTGAAGGCTACCGCGTCGGCAT GTACAGCGTCAAAGACGGTAGCCAGGTTCTATACGACACCAGCGGAGAGCCTCTGCTCGACGAAAAGGGAGAATTCATCGGTGGGCTGGTCCTATTCCACGACGTTACAACTTTTACACGCACGATcgatcaacaacaacaggTGAACGAACGACAGTTTGAGAATATTTGCAATATGATTCCCCAGATGATCTGGACGACGACTCCAGAGGGAGCGCATAATTACTACAGCGACAGATGGTACAGCTACACAGGGCTGTCTGTAGAGGAGAGCGCAGGCGAGGGATGGCTGAATGCatttgatgatgatgatttGCAGGTCGCGGAGCCCAAGTGGCGACACAGCCTGGCCACGGGAGATGAATACCGCACCGAATACCGCTGTAAATCAGCCAGCGGAGAATGGAGATGGATGCTGGGAAGTGCAACACCCATGAAAGACGAGAACGGAGAGATTTTGCAATGGTTCGGCACCTGCACCGACATCCACGAGCAAGTCATCGCCCGCGAGGAAGCCAAGCAAACCCGCGCCCAGCTCGAGCGAGTCATGGAACACGGCGAGGTCACGCTCTGGTCCGTCGACCGGGACTTCACAGTCACCTTCTCCGAAGGCCGCTCCATGCACTCCGCGAGCGACAGGGAAACGCTACCCTCCAACGACCGCTCCCAGGTCGTCAGCCTCAATATGTGGAACGTCCTTGCATCCCAAGGTCGCGCTTCCGAGAGGTCGAATTTCGAGGGACCGATGCGGGAGATCCTGGCGGGTCGGTCGACCAGCGAGACGATCGAGTCGCAGATTGCGACTAACAAGCGCTGGTATCGCACGAGATTGTATCCGCTGTTGAGGCAGGAGAGGTTTGGAGGGATTGAGGGCGAGGCTTTTGTGGACGGTGTGGTAGGTGTGAGTATGGACGTCACGGAGGTGAGGAaggcggcggaagaggtgGCGCAGAGGGATCGCGAGAATGCGCATTTATTGGCGCAAAGTGTGGCTGCGAAGGAGGCGAGTAAGATGAAGAGTCAGTTCTTGGCGAATATGTCGCATGAG CAGGTCTCGGCTTTCATCCGCAACTTTTGGTTCTGTTCAATGCTGACTCCTTTATTGATACGTACGCCGATCGCTGGGGTTATAGGCATGTCCGAATTATTGCTGGACGACGACCCGGGAGAGTTGAGCAAAGAGCAAAGAGAATGCGCCGAAAACATCCAGCGAAGCGCAAACGGGCTGCTCACGGTTATCAACGATATTCTCGACTTCTCCAAGGTCGAAAGCGGTCGTCTGGACATTGAGGAAGTGCAGTTCGATCTATCGGTTGTCATTCGTGATGTCAACAAGATGCTGAGCTTCGCCGCGGAACGAAAGGGACTCAAATACGTGGACGATATCCAACAGCTCAAGTCATGGAAAGTCATGGGCGATCCTGGACGATTGCGGCAGGTCATCACCAACCTCTTGACGAATGCCATTAAGTTCACCACCGAGGGCAGTGTCACAATGAAGGTCAAGACTCTAAAAGAGACTGATGACATGGTCCAACTCCAGTTCGAAGTTCAGGACACCGGCATTGGAATCGAAGAGGAGGTGCGCCAGAAGTTGTTCAAGCCTTTCTCGCAAGCCGATAGCTCGACCGCCCGACGCTTTGGCGGGACGGGTCTTGGGCTGACCATCAGCAAGAACCTCGTCGAACTCATGCGCGGCACCATTTCCCTCGAATCCACTCTAGGCGTCGGTACGACAGCAACGTTTTCCATACCCTTCCATAAAGCGCCCTACCAATCGGACAACTCGCCCCTGGTCGACCTCAACCTCACCACTATCCCCGACCGCTTGCAATCTGACCTCTCCGTGTCCCGCCACGGTTCCGAACACAATAGTGGACCACCTACACCTACCCTACCACGGTCTAACAGCAATAACCAAACGCACCAACGACAACCATCCAATGTCGTGATCCCCAAGACCTCCGCTCCGTGGTCCAACACTTCCGCTGAGGATCAGGAATTAAGCGATGAAGACCGTAACGCCACCGAAGTCCTTGTGGTAGAAGATAACCCCATCAACCAACAAATCGCCCTTAAAACCATCAGAAAGCTCGGCTTTCCCGTCCGCGCTGTCTGGAACGGCAAAGAAGCTCTCGACTACCTGGcctccccatcctcctcccaacCTCGGCCGGACATCATCCTCATGGACGTCCAAATGCCCATCATGGACGGCTACAAGGCGACCTACACTATCCGCAACTCACCGctcttcacctcctctcctcttctgcaATCCACTCCTATCGTCGCCATGACCGCGTCCGCAATCCAAGGCGACCGGGAAAAATGCCAAGCCGCAGGAATGGACGACTACCTCGCCAAGCCCGTCAAGAAACCCCATCTTGAGAAAATGCTCGTACGCTGGGCGATTGAAgggaggaagaagcgcgCCGAAATCGCGGCGAACCCCCGTGGCAAGACATTGGCTGTGCGTCCGCCGATTGATCGTGCCAGGAGCTCTTTCGCGAGTGATGAGCGCAGTGTGGGCAGTTTGCAGACGCCACAGGAGCAGATTGAAGGACAGCTGGAACGCATGGAGTATGCGCACCGAGCGGCGTTTGAGCAGAGCGCTGAGTCGGAAGGCGATCGAGGATTGAGACAGCTACGCGCTGAAGAACAAGCTATTGCTTTACGGGATCACGAACTGATTGAAGCCGGCGAAGATCCGAAGACCAAAGTAGGGAGGAACGTtggcgaagacgatgaacGACTCGAAAGCGAGGGAAAGGGCGAGGCTCTGACGACGGAGAATATGCATAAATTTGCGCGGGACGCGAGGCTGAGCAAACTAATAGATGGTGCTGCGGATGCAGATGGAGATGCGAGCAGCAGTCTGGCGAATAATGCGGCGGAAACGGAGACGGTCAGCGTGGCGCCTGCTTCTGCTGCGCCACCACCAGTGTTGGTCGGCACGGCCGCGAAGAGGGCAAGTGTGGTGGAGCGGCGATGA